The following proteins come from a genomic window of Bactrocera tryoni isolate S06 chromosome 1, CSIRO_BtryS06_freeze2, whole genome shotgun sequence:
- the LOC120782885 gene encoding L-galactose dehydrogenase-like, translated as MSKLPPTFIADFHDEKLCKRMEYRKFGLTGLQVSKVALGTGTLSDFYGDLDVDEAIRTIHSAIKLGINYIDTAPFYGQGRSEEVLGMALKDVPREAYYIATKVGRYEKTFENMIDFSAKKTRESVEKSLRLLGLDYVDIIQIHDIEFAKDLDIVINECLPELEKIVKEGKAKFIGVTGYPLSRLKECIERAPSKFDSVLAYARYTLLDDSLKSYMDFFQQNNLGIVCASGHALGLLTNAGPQVWHPAGEEIKDICRKAANICKEANVELGKLAMYYFTQLDGASTFLTGMQTRKLLNINLSAYYNGLTKKEQEVLQLLRETVFTKSLNWEGNELETYWAAMKAKKQ; from the exons atgtcCAAACTTCCTCCAACATTTATTGCGGATTTCCACGATGAAAAGCTCTGCAAGCGCATGGAATATCGTAAATTCGGTCTCACCGGATTACAGGTGTCCAAAGTGGCTTTGGGCACTGGCACTTTGAGTGATTTCTATGG TGATCTTGATGTTGATGAAGCGATAAGGACTATACACTCAGCTATCAAGTTAGGTATTAATTACATCGACACGGCACCATTTTATGGACAAGGTCGTTCGGAGGAAGTTTTGGGTATGGCTTTGAAAGACGTGCCCAGGGAAGCTTATTATATTGCTACAAAAGTTGGACGTTATGAAAAAACGTTTGAAAATATGATTGACTTCTCCGCTAAAAAGACTAGAGAGAGTGTGGAGAAGAGTTTGCGATTGCTTGGCCTTGACTACGTTGACATCAtacag ATCCATGACATCGAATTCGCTAAAGACCTTGACATTGTGATAAACGAATGCCTGCCGGAATTGGAGAAAATCGTAAAAGAAGGAAAAGCTAAATTTATTGGTGTAACCGGATATCCGTTGTCACGCTTAAAGGAATGCATTGAGCGGGCGCCAAGTAAATTTGAT TCAGTATTGGCTTATGCGCGTTACACCTTACTGGATGACTCGCTCAAGTCCTATATGGACTTCTTTCAGCAAAATAATTTGGGTATAGTGTGCGCTTCCGGTCATGCACTTGGCCTTCTGACCAACGCTGGACCGCAGGTATGGCATCCAGCCGGTGAGGAAATAAAAGATATATGCCGGAAGGCTGCCAACATTTGCAAGGAGGCTAATGTTGAACTCGGCAAGTTGGCCATGTACTACTTTACGCAGTTAGACGGTGCAAGCACTTTCTTAACCGGTATGCAAACACGCAAGCTATTGAATATCAATCTGTCAGCATACTATAATGGACTGACCAAAAAGGAGCAGGAAGTCTTGCAACTATTACGCGAAAC cgTTTTCACAAAGTCACTCAACTGGGAAGGAAACGAGTTGGAAACTTATTGGGCCGCAATGAAAGCAAAGAAACAATAA
- the LOC120768857 gene encoding transforming growth factor-beta-induced protein ig-h3, with product MLRGSFLVLTLLLTLGYLRALPYYGDNFDEEAEFVPLEQQQQQGRAGSPHVREKPFDVDVVTSEINGGNQGPGVFFQQSFPFLGNDFFNSFGGFGFGGIPQEHWWKGPNVCTEKEENETSADSKPNDTEELAPGVSESVDVRPNIFGQFHISLNSCVEKPNKHVCTRVVNQNGKKKTITITRQCCHGYGRPRNADFATPCEKMEIKGIDATAADMGAKEFVATAKNVGISEVLNNKNVTIFMPVDAAFNNYIDHLQSENNAVEPKGDAAMMNLYKRHIVDGEVSLYDLKNDQLLKAQEPSQSIRINAFEVPLALGGEPYRFTANCIPIVKHDKLSEQGLIHTMDGVMKAVTKNVMDLIRERPDMSIMRTVLENTKLSELLEGEKPVTIFVPTDDAFEKVDPQLRRALKEGKGCGANILKNHIVDLTFCSVASIPGAKTTAYNLLGEPMRFNRSEASVGKSEVADLVGEQPVVINSIAKITEADIMGTNGVLHVIDTILPTESALPLSTLMQEKNVTIFKRLLEAAGLVDKYDDMDNVTVFAPTDKALQATKWAQILEESPESLRNNAELVEFLNYHFAQPMTKTCDLSDSNLPTIAGPEVRINLYSTHSLFSNVMNRATVNCARLVHFDDESCGSVLHQVDKPLVAPKMNLLQVLESNPMYSKFLELVRAANLTSILANASDSYTLLVPKNDVFEEVADWETTLTKDKAELENLIKTHIVNDVVCCAGIIPTNWPFVRSIESLNGAHLRITRERRPKIENAGVTKCDAIATNGIVHEINDIIVPQRRQQQQRPQQQLYRPQVDTFGDLFF from the exons TAATTTCGATGAAGAAGCCGAATTTGTGCCGctcgaacaacaacagcagcagggACGTGCCGGTTCACCGCATGTCAGAGAGAAACCATTTG ATGTGGATGTTGTGACCAGTGAGATTAATGGCGGCAATCAAGGCCCTGGCGTGTTTTTCCAGCAATCATTCCCCTTCCTCGGAAATGATTTCTTTAATTCGTTTGGTGGTTTTGGTTTCGGTGGTATCCCACAGGAACACTGGTGGAAGGG cCCGAACGTCTGcaccgaaaaggaagaaaacgAAACCTCAGCCGATTCGAAGCCCAATGATACTGAAGAGCTTGCACCTGGTGTCTCGGAGAGCGTCGATGTAAGACCCAACATATTTGGACAGTTCCACATTAGCCTTAACTCATGTGTTGAGAAGCCAAATAAACATGTATGCACACGGGT CGTTAAccaaaatggcaaaaagaagACAATCACGATAACACGTCAGTGCTGTCATGGTTATGGACGTCCACGTAATGCTGACTTCGCAACACCAtgtgaaaaaatggaaatcAAAGGCATCGATGCAACAGCAGCCGATATGGGAGCTAAAGAGTTCGTGGCAACTGCCAAGAACGTCGGCATTAGCGAAGTCTTGAACAACAAAAACGTGACCATCTTCATGCCTGTGGATGCGGCATTCAATAATTACATTGATCATTTGCAAAGCGAAAAT aacGCCGTTGAGCCAAAGGGTGATGCTGCCATGATGAACTTATACAAACGTCATATCGTTGATGGCGAAGTCAGTTTGTACGATCTTAAAAACGATCAATTGCTTAAGGCGCAAGAACCCAGTCAGTCCATACGCATTAATGCTTTTGAAGTGCCATTGGCTTTGGGTGGTGAACCTTACCGCTTTACAGCCAACTGTATACCAATTGTAAAACATGATAAACTATCGGAACAGGGTTTGATACACACTATGGACGGTGTTATGAAGGCAGTAACAAAGAATGTTATGGATTTAATACGCGAACGCCCCGATATGTCGATTATGCGCACCGTACTTGAGAACACCAAACTGAGTGAACTGCTGGAAGGCGAGAAACCAGTCACCATCTTTGTGCCAACTGACGATGCCTTCGAAAAGGTCGATCCCCAACTACGTCGGGCACTTAAGGAGGGCAAGGGCTGTGGTGCAA atattttgaaaaatcacaTAGTCGATTTGACTTTCTGCTCCGTTGCCTCCATACCTGGTGCCAAGACAACCGCCTATAACTTGCTTGGTGAACCGATGCGTTTCAATCGCAGCGAAGCATCCGTCGGCAAATCAGAGGTCGCCGATTTAGTGGGTGAACAGCCGGTGGTGATCAATAGCATTGCGAAAATCACTGAAGCAGACATAATGGGCACCAATGGCGTGTTGCACGTAATTGACACTATTCTACCAACGGAATCGGCATTGCCACTATCGACACTGATGCAAGAGAAGAATGTCACTATCTTCAAGCGTTTGCTTGAGGCCGCTGGTTTGGTTGATAAATACGACGATATGGATAATGTGACTGTATTCGCGCCAACCGACAAGGCATTACAAGCCACCAAGTGGGCACAGATTTTGGAAGAATCACCAGAATCGTTACGCAATAATGCGGAATTAGTTGAATTCCTCAATTATCATTTTGCACAGCCGATGACTAAGACCTGCGACTTGTCCGATTCCAATTTACCAACTATTGCCGGTCCTGAGGTGCGCATCAATCTCTACTCCACACATTCGCTCTTCTCCAATGTTATGAATCGTGCAACGGTCAATTGCGCACGTCTCGTGCACTTCGACGATGAAAGCTGCGGTTCTGTGTTGCATCAAGTGGACAAACCGCTGGTGGCACCAAAAATG AATCTGTTGCAAGTCTTGGAGTCCAATCCCATGTATAGCAAATTCCTCGAATTGGTGCGCGCCGCTAACCTTACCAGCATCTTAGCGAATGCCAGTGATAGCTACACTTTGCTCGTGCCCAAGAATGATGTGTTCGAAGAAGTCGCTGACTGGGAAACGACACTTACCAAAGATAAGGCCGAATTGGAGAATCTGATCAAGACACATATCGTGAATGATGTTGTCTGCTGTGCGGGTATCATACCGACAAACTGGCCGTTTGTGCGTTCGATTGAGTCACTGAATGGCGCACATTTGCGCATTACACGCGAACGTCGTCCGAAGATTGAAAATGCTGGCGTGACCAAGTGTGATGCGATCGCCACTAATGGTATTGTGCATGAGATCAATGACATTATTGTTCCTCAAAGgcgtcaacaacaacagcgaccaCAACAACAGTTGTATCGACCACAAGTGGATACTTTTGGTGACTTATTCTTCTAA